One genomic region from Augochlora pura isolate Apur16 chromosome 7, APUR_v2.2.1, whole genome shotgun sequence encodes:
- the LOC144472298 gene encoding ATP-binding cassette subfamily G member 4, whose translation MEVLLHEASNGQGTNGTNAGNYAAGKQLVAKEKLGMATRIVENGTRFMETAAADTIDISFERITYTVSLGFRKGEKEILHGINGRLPAKKLTALMGPSGAGKSTLLDVLSGYKTTGLEGNVCVNGQPRDMHSFRKCSTYITQEDRLEPLLTVAENMRVAADLKLSTKISRYEKDTIITEILRTLGLEDHVNTRTDRLSGGQRKRLSIALELVNNPTVMFLDEPTTGLDSSSCMQVLNLLKLLARQGRTIICTIHQPSASLFQLFDVVYVLAKGECLYHGATDKLVPYLEYIKLPCPMYHNPADYIIELACGEYGEDKVAVLIASCQNGRNTGWFNSLEAMDVINLKALHSSKKNIDADNVGSLQATSLMHQIKILMQRGFLKSKRDTTLTHLRIMVNVSVGFMLGSVFLQTGMDGSRVLDNYNLLFSILIHHMMTTMMLTIVTFPMQMSILLKEHFNRWYSLKAFYTSLTLIDLPLSVFCCLIFTVIVYLLTSQPLELTRFLMFFSISLLISFIGQGTGLMIGAVFNVVNGTFLGPTLSVPLMMFAGFGVSLGDIPVYLKWGTYVSFLRYGLEGFISAIYGFDRPLLDCKGNTNYYCHYKYPSKFLSDITMDASQFWNDIAALITILILTRISAYLLLRLKIISTR comes from the exons ATGGAGGTATTGTTGCACGAGGCGAGCAACGGCCAAGGGACGAATGGAACTAATGCCGGGAACTATGCCGCTGGGAAGCAGCTGGTGGCCAAGGAGAAACTCGGGATGGCCACGAGGATCGTCGAGAACGGAACACGGTTCATGGAAACGGCCGCGGCCGACACCATCGACATCTCGTTCGAGAGGATCACCTACACGGTGTCGCTCGGTTTCAGAAAAG GTGAGAAAGAGATACTGCACGGGATCAACGGAAGACTTCCGGCGAAGAAGTTGACGGCATTAATGGGTCCTTCCGGGGCAGGGAAGTCTACCTTGCTGGACGTTCTTTCGGGATACAAAACGACCGGCTTGGAGGGCAACGTCTGCGTGAACGGGCAACCGCGTGATATGCACTCATTCCGGAA ATGCAGCACGTACATCACGCAGGAGGATCGGCTGGAGCCTTTGTTGACGGTCGCCGAGAACATGAGGGTGGCCGCCGACCTCAAGCTATCGACCAAGATCTCGCGATACGAGAAGGACACGATA aTCACGGAGATTCTTAGGACTCTGGGCTTGGAGGATCACGTAAACACGAGGACGGATAGGCTGAGCGGAGGTCAGAGGAAGAGACTGTCCATCGCCCTGGAGCTGGTCAACAATCCTACCGTTATGTTCCTCGACGAACCGACCAC AGGTCTGGACAGCTCGAGCTGTATGCAAGTGTTGAATCTGCTGAAGCTATTGGCGCGTCAAGGAAGAACAATTATCTGCACGATACATCAGCCCAGTGCATCCTTGTTCCAGCTGTTCGACgtg GTTTACGTATTGGCGAAAGGCGAGTGCTTATACCATGGCGCAACCGACAAGCTGGTACCCTATTTGGAATACATCAAGCTGCCCTGTCCTATGTATCATAATCCAGCCGATTACA TAATTGAACTGGCTTGCGGCGAGTACGGGGAGGACAAAGTAGCAGTATTGATAGCGAGCTGCCAAAACGGCAGGAACACCGGGTGGTTCAACAGTTTAGAAGCCATGGATGTAATAAACTTGAAAG CACTGCATTCATCAAAGAAGAACATCGACGCCGACAATGTCGGCAGTCTGCAAGCGACCTCTTTGATGCATCAGATCAAGATCCTAATGCAGCGGGGCTTCCTTAAATCCAAAAGGGATACG ACTCTGACACACTTGCGGATCATGGTGAACGTATCTGTGGGTTTCATGCTCGGCTCCGTGTTCCTCCAGACCGGCATGGACGGTTCCCGAGTCTTGGATAATTATAAtcttctattttccattttgatACATCACATGATGACCACGATGATGCTCACCATAGTCACAT tCCCCATGCAAATGAGCATACTGCTGAAGGAGCACTTCAACAGATGGTACAGCCTAAAAGCGTTCTATACGTCATTAACGCTGATCGATCTCCCGCTCTCCGTATTCTGCTGCCTAATTTTCACGGTGATAGTGTACTTATTGACGTCCCAACCACTCGAGTTGACACGATTTCTTATGTTCTTCTCGATCAGCCTGCTGATATCGTTTATAGGTCAAGGAACTGGTCTCATGATCGGAGCAGTATTCAATGTAGTT AACGGGACATTCCTGGGTCCGACGTTATCGGTGCCACTGATGATGTTCGCTGGATTCGGTGTGTCATTAGGTGATATACCGGTTTATCTGAAATGGGGCACGTACGTCAGCTTCCTGCGATACGGCTTGGAAGG GTTCATCAGTGCCATATACGGTTTTGATCGACCGCTGTTAGATTGCAAAGGGAACACAAACTACTACTGCCACTACAAGTATCCATCGAAATTCCTGTCAGACATCACTATGGACGCGAGTCAGTTCTGGAACGACATAGCAGCACTGATCACGATACTTATCTTAACGCGAATCAGTGCTTATCTTCTTCTCAGGTTGAAAATCATTTCCACGCGGTAA
- the Rpl9 gene encoding ribosomal protein L9: protein MKQIVTSQTVKIPKDLTVTVKSRLVTVKGPRGVLKRSFKHLALDIRMISQRLLKVEKWFGTKKELAAVRTVCSHIENMLKGVTKGYQYKMRAVYAHFPINCVTTENNTVIEIRNFLGEKYIRRVKMAPGVTVANSSKQKDELIIEGNSLEDVSRSAALIQQSTTVKNKDIRKFLDGLYVSEKTTVVQEE from the exons ATGAAGCAAATTGTGACAAGTCAAACCGTGAAAATACCTAAGGACTTGACCGTGACGGTCAAGTCCCGTTTGGTAACTGTCAAAGGACCAAGGGGAGTTCTTAAACGTTCTTTCAAGCACCTTGCACTTGATATTCGC ATGATTAGTCAAAGGCTACTGAAAGTAGAAAAATGGTTCGGTACGAAGAAAGAATTAGCTGCTGTACGCACTGTCTGTTCACACATAGAAAACATGCTTAAAGGTGTGACTAAAGGTTATCAGTACAAAATGCGAGCTGTATACGCTCACTTCCCCATCAATTGCGTTACCACTGAAAATAACACAGTCATTGAAATCCGTAACTTCTTGGGGGAGAAATATATTCGTCGTGTGAAAATGGCACCAGGCGTGACCGTTGCAAATTCATCTAAACAAAAGGACGAACTGATCATTGAAGGAAACTCGTTAGAAGACGTCTCCCGTTCtg CTGCCTTAATACAGCAGTCGACAACTGTAAAGAACAAGGACATTAGAAAGTTCTTAGACGGTCTTTATGTATCTGAAAAAACAACAGTTGTAcaagaagaataa
- the Man1 gene encoding LEM domain-containing inner nuclear membrane protein MAN1 — translation MSVDTLSDAELRSKLMEYGYPVGPVTQTTRKILAKKLKSLIEARGSGSRHSLAARYSSEDTDDDSSSTATKKKKATVNARRQTLANPMPPPMIIPGADASISKSAVKEKTIHTEFKNPIAPDYDSSSSTTTRTVTKTTQKKYVKTNKLSSVTDGLETGSDSDVVEEVNRRYSPSKYLSSVAKSHDSRTYEQSTPDHEPVTKLYDSKSRSIHTIKDNKYSEPLFDGSLSPIHSSKEESCTKDNSSHQRELVTNYETPFLSEFLRMLSSRSSTGSLPSTSTSGIKSSNLRRTTNLPDLKEKDSNGHFSSARSLYSATSPSHSTTSIDRPRETIGRTFKPPVTSREEMRNNQNMVSVILVVVLALFFGILAVIYMGLGGKSETFPSLSTDSNIPLCFDGADYEAPGVNCVMKENIDSVLQLLKRLQPILTKKAVSMICDNSSETPYLTDSEIMQMFTSNKVKSLEVKEDLHNAQLLIIKNPKWGISLIDINDDNGVPGEVLDSLDKLFSTRLNGKVGMVIMNPELPMQCLIKNKLFTIFSSLLIVSLGLLAAIGLQKLFVWYIKYKKNTEREVFKLVSEIINMVEMHHQNASVASPGGTQESFLAISHVRDNLIPPKDRKRMASLWEKAVKFLDENESRVRREVQQVAGEEFHVWRWLPNNSLNKSNTHNFVLNKKSKVWQGQAFETMEGSVNSLTCSPTPCLKIRHMFDADVEFEDDWVTKVQDAILEKCEGVNILHIRVDRGSREGCVYMKCMSQEDAGKAYRALHGCWFDGHLVTVKYLRLERYYERFPDARQCTIPLKPSNNQRLSMQADY, via the exons atgtCGGTGGACACATTGAGCGATGCGGAGTTACGCAGCAAACTGATGGAATACGGGTACCCGGTGGGCCCAGTGACACAAACCACCAGAAAAATTCTcgcgaaaaaattaaaaagtctgATCGAAGCGCGGGGCTCGGGTTCGCGGCATTCATTAGCTGCCAG ATATAGCAGCGAAGATACTGATGATGACTCGAGTTCAACAGccacaaaaaagaaaaaggcaaCAGTTAATGCTCGACGACAAACTTTGGCAAATCCAATGCCTCCGCCAATGATTATACCAGGTGCAGATGCAAGCATATCAAAAAGTGCAGTTAAAGAGAAGACAATACATACTGAGTTTAAAAACCCCATAGCACCCGATTATGATAGTTCATCTTCTACTACAACTCGTACAGTAACAAAAACTACacagaaaaaatatgtaaaaactaataaactaTCAAGCGTTACAGATGGCTTAGAAACGGGATCAGACTCGGATGTTGTAGAAGAAGTAAATAGAAGATACTCTCcatctaaatatttatccagTGTTGCTAAATCCCATGACTCTAGAACATACGAACAGAGTACACCTGATCACGAGCcagttacaaaattatatgattcAAAATCAAGATCTATACATACcataaaagataataaatacagtgaACCACTTTTTGATGGAAGTCTTTCTCCAATACATTCTTCGAAGGAAGAAAGTTGTACAAAAGATAATAGCTCGCATCAAAGAGAGCTTGTGACAAATTATGAAACCCcatttttatctgaatttttGAGAATGCTCAGTTCACGTTCTTCTACAGGCAGTCTGCCATCTACCTCTACGTCTGGTATAAAAA GCTCAAATTTACGCCGTACAACTAATTTGCCTGACCTAAAAGAGAAAGATTCAAACGGTCACTTTTCTTCTGCAAGATCACTGTACTCAGCAACAAGTCCGAG CCATTCAACAACATCTATTGATAGACCTCGAGAAACAATTGGTAGAACATTTAAGCCACCAGTTACAAGCAGAGAAGAAATGCGTAACAATCAGAATATGGTGTCTGTAATTCTGGTTGTGGTACTGGCTTTATTTTTCGGAATACTTGCAGTTATATACATGGGACTTGGTGGAAAATCAGAAACTTTTCCATCACTTTCAACGG atagCAACATACCGCTATGCTTTGATGGAGCTGACTATGAAGCACCCGGAGTTAATTGTGTAATGAAAGAAAACATAGATTCTGTACTACAGTTATTAAAGCGACTTCAaccaattttaacaaaaaaggCTGTGTCTATGATATGCGACAATTCCAGCGAAACTCCTTATCTGACCGATTCTGAAATCATGCAAATGTTTACAAGCAATAAAGTG AAAAGTTTGGAAGTGAAAGAGGATTTGCACAATGCACAATTGCTTATCATAAAAAATCCCAAATGGGGTATTTCTTTAATAGACATAAATGATGATAACGGAGTGCCCGGTGAAGTTTTGGATTCCTTG gataaattattttctacacgCCTAAATGGGAAAGTTGGAATGGTGATCATGAACCCGGAATTGCCGATGCAATGTCTCATTAAAAATAAGCTCTTCACGATATTCTCCTCTCTACTGATTGTGTCACTTG GCCTTCTAGCAGCTATAGGATTGCAGAAATTATTCGTTTGGTATATAAAGTACAAGAAAAATACTGAGAGGGAAGTGTTTAAGCTTGTTAGTGAGATTATTAACATGGTTGAAATGCATCATCAAAATGCTAGCGTAGCATCGCCTGGAGGTACACAAGAAAGTTTTCTTGCTATAAGTCACGTACGTGATAATCTAATACCACCCAAAGACCGTAAAAGAATGGCAAGCCTATGGGAGAAAGCAGTCAAATTTTTGGACGAAAATGAATCTAG AGTTCGACGAGAAGTGCAGCAGGTTGCGGGGGAAGAATTTCATGTATGGCGCTGGTTGCCTAATAACAGCCTTAATAAGTCAAACACACACAATTTCGTTCTGAATAAAAAGTCCAAAGTGTGGCAAGGCCAAGCGTTCGAAACAATGGAAGGTTCTGTTAATAGTTTAACATGTTCGCCAACACCTTGTTTGAAGATAAGACATATGTTTGATGCAGATGT AGAATTCGAGGATGACTGGGTAACAAAGGTACAGGACGCTATTCTAGAGAAATGCGAAGGTGTAAATATACTTCATATCCGTGTAGATCGTGGCAGTCGAGAAGGATGCGTTTACATGAAATGTATGTCACAAGAAGACGCAGGAAAAGCTTACAGGGCTTTACACGGATGTTGGTTCGATG GTCACTTAGTAACTGTAAAGTACCTGAGATTGGAAAGATACTATGAGAGATTTCCAGACGCGCGTCAATGTACGATACCTTTGAAGCCAAGTAACAATCAACGATTATCTATGCAGGCAGATTACTAG
- the LOC144472963 gene encoding mitochondrial-processing peptidase subunit beta — protein sequence MYMSTENAVDSCTFSNGIRLVCENKCSYTTTLGCFFPAGAMHERCEERGSALFLQHLLVRRTTSRNEEELAKAIEEIGARVTTVAMRDMFLFYGTVPSNQTINFLKIFADVIVNNVICEQDIAREKCVILHELTLMESDKERVVMDYLPTTAYQDTALENSIYPETDIIKKFCKDKLTKFQDRLFKPCNMTIVCTGPICLKELETIICSCFMCESGSDNSCGSMQSPCIETEYRFSGAELRYRDDDHEEGYVAIGVEGPGSKQHKDHYALSVAKEIVGCWDVTSSGAQHNAPYLAHRSYNTTLCYMYKSFYHNFAQSTGIWGCYFVSHKLALEAMAGELQKEWMRLCTTITQKEVLRAINQCKTKQLLLLNDPENYFLDMVRQLLRYGCYIPIHERVKEYEKITADKIREVSLKYIYDQSPVVIALGRIEILPDYCNIKNSMYLLRY from the exons atgtatatgagTACAGAAAATGCAGTAGATTCTTGTACCTTCAGTAATGGTATACGTCTTGtatgtgaaaataaatgcTCTTATACCACTACCCTGGGATGTTTTTTCCCAGCGGGTGCAATGCATGAAAGGTGTGAAGAACGTGGTAGTGCATTATTCTTGCAGCATTTACTTGTCAGG AGAACAACATCCAGAAATGAAGAAGAATTGGCAAAAGCAATAGAAGAAATTGGCGCAAGAGTCACCACTGTTGCTATGAGAGATATGTTTCTCTTTTATGGAACAGTGCCTTCAAaccaaacaattaatttccttaaaatatttgcagaCGTGATCGTGAATAATGTTATAT GTGAACAAGATATTGCAAGAGAAAAGTGTGTAATCTTACATGAACTTACTCTAATGGAATCTGACAAAGAACGAGTTGTAATGGATTATTTACCAACCACTGCGTATCAGGATACTGCACTTGAGAATAGTATATACCCTGAAActgatataataaa aaaattttgtaaagatAAATTAACCAAATTTCAAGACCGTTTATTCAAACCATGTAATATGACAATTGTCTGTACTGGACCTATTTGTCTAAAAGaattagaaacaattatttgcaGCTGTTTTATGTGCGAAAGTGGATCTGACAATTCGTGTGGATCAATGCAATCGCCTTGTATAGAAACTGAATATCGATTCTCAG gtGCTGAATTACGATATAGGGATGATGATCATGAAGAAGGGTATGTAGCAATAGGCGTAGAAGGACCGGGTTCTAAACAACATAAAGATCATTATGCACTTTCTGTAGCTAAAGAAATTGTAGGTTGCTGGGACGTGACATCTA GTGGAGCACAGCATAATGCGCCATACCTTGCACATAGATCATACAATACAACTTTATGTTACATGTATAAATCATTCTACCACAATTTTGCACAGTCTACTGGTATATGGGGATGTTATTTCGTTTCTCATAAATTAGCTCTTGAG gcaATGGCTGGAGAGTTGCAAAAAGAATGGATGAGATTGTGTACAACAATAACTCAGAAAGAGGTACTGCGTGCTATAAACCAATGtaaaacgaaacaattattattattgaatgatccagaaaattattttcttgatatGGTTAGACAATTGTTAAGATATGGATGTTACATACCAATCCATGAAAGAGTTAAAGAATATGAG AAAATAACAGCAGATAAAATAAGAGAAGTCTCCTTAAAGTATATTTATGATCAAAGTCCTGTTGTTATAGCTCTTGgtcgaattgaaattttaccggattattgtaatataaaaaattcaatgtatttattgcgatattaa